The following proteins are encoded in a genomic region of Pyrus communis chromosome 11, drPyrComm1.1, whole genome shotgun sequence:
- the LOC137749217 gene encoding beta-glucosidase 24-like, which yields MECSEFLIACLIFTSQIVVNAADLEKLHHNASNPNPEELAVKRVDYPTDFVFGVSTAAAQIEGSAKNSGKGLSVWDNFVVKFPERISDHSNMFTAIDSYNRYKEDVKLINNLGVDSYRFSIPWTRILPNGTLNGGINQEAIDHYNNLIDELIKNGIKPYVTILHFDSPQTLQDKYGGPLNRSFVNDFKDYSEICFKTFGDRVKNWITINEPFIIAKIGYELGFAAPGRCSLRTKFVCTSGNSSTEPYIVSHNLLLAHATVVKLYKEKFQANQGGQIGISLVGQYVEPYSDSEEDRAAAKRVLDFNLGWYVEPLVYGDYPKSMRDLVRDRLPSFTKEEKNLIKGSFDFIGINYYTSIYAKNSPPSPQKPICYSTDSLAELPKKNKHGEPIGPKAEGSSFISIYPKGLQKLMDFMKENYQSPKIYITENGIDEAKDDSRRLDKALKDPHRVKNTLRHLYWLNKAIKNGANVKGYFYWALFDDFEWVDGYTTRFGLYYIDYKDNLKRIPKDSAKWLPKFLKGEV from the coding sequence ATGGAGTGTTCCGAGTTTTTAATCGCTTGTTTAATATTTACGTCACAGATTGTTGTGAATGCCGCTGACTTGGAGAAATTGCATCACAATGCATCAAATCCAAACCCAGAAGAATTGGCAGTCAAGAGGGTTGACTACCCTACTGATTTTGTGTTTGGGGTCTCTACTGCTGCTGCTCAAATAGAAGGATCAGCGAAAAATTCTGGGAAAGGACTAAGTGTTTGGGACAACTTTGTTGTGAAATTCCCAGAGAGAATTTCTGACCACTCAAACATGTTCACTGCCATCGACTCGTATAATCGATACAAGGAAGATGTGAAGCTTATAAACAACCTTGGTGTCGATTCTTACAGATTTTCCATCCCCTGGACGAGGATTCTCCCTAATGGAACATTGAATGGTGGAATAAACCAAGAAGCTATTGATCATTACAACAACCTAATTGACGAGCTAATCAAGAACGGCATCAAACCCTATGTGACCATTTTACATTTTGACTCGCCCCAAACCTTGCAAGACAAGTATGGTGGCCCTTTGAACCGTTCCTTTGTGAACGATTTTAAGGATTATAGCGAAATATGTTTCAAAACATTTGGAGATAGGGTCAAAAACTGGATTACAATCAACGAGCCATTTATCATTGCCAAGATAGGGTATGAACTTGGATTTGCTGCACCAGGCAGATGTTCTTTGCGTACAAAATTTGTATGTACATCTGGTAATTCGTCTACTGAGCCTTACATTGTGAGCCACAACCTTCTCCTTGCCCATGCTACTGTTGTTAAGCTATACAAAGAGAAGTTCCAAGcaaaccaaggaggacaaattGGAATCAGTCTTGTAGGACAATACGTTGAGCCTTATTCAGATTCGGAAGAAGACAGAGCTGCAGCGAAGAGAGTTCTGGACTTCAATCTGGGATGGTACGTGGAGCCATTAGTCTATGGAGATTATCCAAAGAGTATGCGAGATTTGGTCAGGGACAGACTACCTAGTTTTACCAAGGAAGAGAAGAATTTGATCAAAGGGTCCTTTGACTTTATTGGCATCAATTATTACACCTCAATATATGCTAAAAACTCCCCACCAAGTCCACAGAAACCAATCTGCTATTCTACTGATTCTTTAGCtgaattacccaaaaaaaataaacatggagaGCCTATTGGTCCTAAGGCTGAAGGAagtagtttcatttccatttatCCAAAAGGTCTGCAGAAACTGATGGACTTCATGAAGGAAAACTATCAAAGTCCTAAAATCTACATTACTGAAAATGGAATCGACGAGGCAAAGGACGATAGTCGCAGACTTGATAAGGCACTCAAGGATCCACATAGAGTTAAAAATACTCTTCGGCATTTGTACTGGCTTAACAAGGCAATCAAGAATGGTGCGAATGTGAAAGGATATTTCTATTGGGCGCTGTTTGATGACTTTGAATGGGTTGATGGCTATACCACAAGATTTGGGCTTTATTACATTGATTACAAAGACAATCTCAAGCGCATTCCCAAGGATTCTGCTAAGTGGCTCCCTAAATTCCTCAAGGGTGAAGTTTAA